A window of Microtus ochrogaster isolate Prairie Vole_2 unplaced genomic scaffold, MicOch1.0 UNK44, whole genome shotgun sequence genomic DNA:
CCAAGAGGCTCAGtttgaggatttaaaaaaaaaatgaatgatgacATGTACTTGAGACAGGGGGACTGTGGGTTTGAGCTCAGCCTTAGCTCCATAGAAAAGGCCAGGTCAAGctgagctacaaagcaagatGAAAAAAGAATTTGCATGGGGACAGGGAGGGTCGTTAAGTTGGTAGAATGCCCACCTAGTGTGCACAAAGTCCTGATTTGAATGTCAGCACCACGTAAACCTGGCGGCTGAGGAtgtgcctgcaatctcagcagtTGTCGCAGAGAAACAGGAGAGTCAAGTTGGAGGTCATTGTTGGCTATGCATGGAGAGTTTGACGCCACCCTGGGTGGGCTGCGTGAgcccctatctttttttttttttttttttttttttttttttttttttggtttttcgagacagggtttctctgtggctttggagcctgtcctggcactagctctgtaagaccaggctggtctcgaactcacagagatccgcctgcctctgcctcccgagtgctgggattaaaggcgtgcgccaccaccgcccggcgtgagCCCCTATCTtaaacaaaccaaactaaacccaAAACCTTTCCTAGCACTAGGATGGCAGAggttggcctggtctacagagcgaattctaggacagtcagagagacacagagaaaccctgcctcaaaataaataaataaatataaataataaataaataaataaataaataaataaaatttcacccAGCCCCTCTACTGCTACAGTTGTAGTAATCACTTCCTGGGGGATGAAGGGTAAAAGATGGTTGCCTAGCTTCTCTGTCCCTTCATCCCCATCTCCTCCTCAACTCCAGTGCCTATGACTCCCCCAGACAAATCACCATCAAATCCCCCGCCCCCGGTGCCCCTGGACAGTCGCCCCTGCAGCCCTTTCCCAGGGCAGAACAGCCGCAGAGCCTCCTGAGATCCTCCAACACTTCGCAGTCCCACCCTGGCCACGGGTACCTTGGAGAGCACAGGTAAGGAGGAAATCCACAGTACCAAGGGACCACCCAGGGCTCGCCAGGCAGTCTGGGCTCAATTCCCTAGTTCTCTgactgactgggagaagaggagaaccAGGGAACCGCTGCCTCATTATCCCTCTAGAGCCATGTCAGCAAGTGACGGGCTCAAGGGAACCTAATGGAagattctcttttcttccttctctgtccattACGTCCAGCTCCGTCTTCCAGCAGCCCCTGGACATGTGCCACTCCTTCACATCTCCTCAGGGAGGGGGCCGGGAACCTCTCCCAGCCCCCTACCAGCACCAGCTGTCGGAGCCCTGCCCGCCCTACCCCCAGCAGAGCTTCAAGCAGGAATACCATGACCCCCTGTATGAACAGGCTGGCCAGCCGGCTGCAAGCCAGGGTGGGGTCACTGGGCACAGGTACCCAGGGGCGGGGGTGGTGATCAAACAGGAGCGCACAGACTTCGCCTATGATTCAGGTAAGAGATTCTTGGGGGGACTGGAAGCGTCTCTGGGATCGCCAGGAGGGGTGGGCAGGTACTACTTACTGTGAGCAGTTAAAGCAAAGGTCCCTAGAAGGTTTGTGCCTTCTCATAGTCCATACATCAGTAGTTCATAATCCAACCCATgcacatattcatattttttcacATATTCTAAAGAATGATCCCTTTCTAGACAGCCAACAGTCAGATAAAATGATAGGATATATAGACCTTTGCCCTATAGCTTTTGACAATAAGAAAAGTTGGGCCTTTACTTCTGTTTGTGGTTTGGGGGGTTTAACTAACCCACTAAGACCAGAGTGCTGTGCCCGAAACACGACTATGCAGTTGGAGGATACAAAACAGATTTATCATTAGCCCTTGTCTCCACGGTGGTTTAAAAGTATGAAGGGAGGTGGACATGTGCATTCATGCAAACCAAGCccttgggaagtgaaggcaggaagatcaccagCATCAAGGCTAGCTTGGACTAGAGCTGTGGTTGTTCATTCCTattaatgccagcattcaggagacaacGACAGGTGGATGGCTACGAgttccagcctgagctacataatgaatttcaggccagtctgggcaacagagtgagaccttgtctcaaagtaaacagatgggaaaggaagggaaaggaggggagaggaggagggtgacagagagaggaagcagggagagaggacaGTTGCTGCAGAGCTGTCTGAGAAttgtagaatttttcttttcctggtgcCCAGAGTATTTCTGGGTCAGGGGCTGAACCACAAACCCCTAGCCGCTCCAGGAAGAACGCGTTAGTTGCTTCCCTTCCTCAGCCCCTGGCTGTAACCCCGAGCCTGATGAAGTGGCTGGAAGAGGGACGGTCTGAGTTGCTGACCTTCAAAGGCTGCagactggaggggggggggggggatcgtGTTACttgcccttgaactcctgcccctcctccctccactttccTGAATGGAGTCAGGAATTCCATTCACAAAATGGAGGCATGAATGaaccctccctcctgcctcctcccccggAGGTGTCGGGTGTCAGCGGCTCTTTCATAGGTGGGAGTGGAGGGGGCGGGAAAGGGTTGGAACTTGAAGCGTGGCTTCACACAGTCGCCTTCCCTAAGTGGACCTGGGAGGTTTCAGTTCTGTGCCGTGGCGCACAGTAGAATGCGCTTAGACccgaaaaaacaaagcaaaacaaaacagtccaGTGCCCACTGCCTCTTCCTGAGATGTAGCATCTCCCgcctccacccctgccccccgccccctcccccggcCCGCGATCCTCTCATTtgttcacacgcacacacacacacacacacacacacacacactagagagagagagaaagagagagggagggggaagagaggaggtacTGGCCTTGGAACCTGACCTGCTGGCCGGACGTGTGCCCATTCCGAGGAAGTCTTAGGCGAACGCTTCCCAACCCCCGGAGGTGCATCTCTCACCCCCTCCTTCCCCTGAACTCACAGGAAACAGCTGCTCCCTGGAATCTTGGGCCCGGTGGAACAGGCTGCCAAGCCCCAGCTGCTGCCCCCATGCCCTCGGGCCCCAGCCCTCAAACTGAGGGCCTCCGGCTTCCAGCTCCCCCTGGGTGAACTTGCCCTGGGATTTGGTGGTGGGAAAAGGACAGTCGCTGGACCGCAGGCTTGCGGTGGTGTGAACTTCTTGAATGTGTGCAGGGCTTCATCCTCCCTGCTCCTCGGCTTCCTCAGCCACTTAACCACATcgtcctttcctccctcccccagatgTCCCTGGGTGCACATCAATGTACCTCCACCCGGAGGGCTTCTCTGGGCCCTCTCCAGGTGATGGAGTGATGGGTAAGGCCTCCTAGTGGGGGGAGGGATCCTTGCTGTTGGGAGTCTCTTTGGATTCTATGGGGTCTCCAGTCAGTGAACCCTCAGATCTGAGCCAATCTCCAACTTCCTCCACAAGGTTATGGCTACGAGAAATCTCTTCGACCATTCCCAGATGATGTCTGCATTGTCCCTGAAAAATTTGAAGGTCAGAGAAGTGACTGCATAGCGGGACTGGGGTCTTCTCCACCCCTATCACACTGGGTCTCCTAAGAATCACATCTCATTGTTGGGAGTGGTCGGGACACTCAGGAAAGAGTTTGGGAACGCCccatggggaagggaagggggttGGTTAGGAGGCTTGTACCTCACACCTACGTCTACTTTCCTAGGAGACATCAAGCAGGAAGGGGTTGGAGCTTTCCGAGAGGGGCCACCCTACCAGCGCCGGGGTGCCTTGCAACTGTGGCAGTTTCTGGTGGCCCTGCTGGATGACCCAACGAATGCTCATTTCATTGCTTGGACAGGCCGGGGGATGGAGTTTAAACTAATTGAACCTGAAGAGGTGGGTCTTGGGTGTTCCCACCCCTCCTGTGGAGCATCTTAGGAGCCTTTGAGAGGAGAAACGGTGGCACTCGCTGCTGCCGTCATGCTTCATCTGCCTGACCTGGTTCTTGCCAAGCCTGAGTCAGTTGTATGGTAACAAGTCTAGATCATCTCTGCACAAGAATCTCATATGCCCTTTccgctcccaccccaccccccattttcCCTCAGAGATGGCATCCCCACCCAAATACTTTGTCTCTTGTCCCCAGGTTGCCAGGCTCTGGGGCATCCAGAAGAACCGGCCAGCCATGAATTACGACAAGCTGAGCCGCTCACTGCGATACTATTATGAGAAAGGCATCATGCAGAAGGTCGGGTTAAGGTCTTAGCGTGGTCGTGAGGAGGGGCTGAGGGAAGGtcatggggagggggggggagtgggagagagagggagagaaaacaaacatgtttctCAGCACATTGGCAGGAACAGAAAATGTAAATCCCAAGGTTCCCCTGTAAAGTCCCTAAACAATACTGAGCGGTCCCTAAGCATGCTGAGATAGAGATGTGTGAACAATACCAGAAGGGAGTGGGCTCCAAGGACCAGTGAGGGAAGCCATGGGGTCCTGATGTTTGGGGACCCATGAGAAGGGCAGGATCCTCCAAATCCCCT
This region includes:
- the Etv4 gene encoding ETS translocation variant 4, whose protein sequence is MERRMKGGYLDQRVPYTFCSQKSPGNGSLGEALMDPQGKLMDPGSLPPSDSEDLFQDLSHFQETWLAEAQVPDDDEQFVPDFHSETLAFHSPTTRIKKEPQSPRTEPALSCSRKPSLPYHHGEQCLYSSAYDSPRQITIKSPAPGAPGQSPLQPFPRAEQPQSLLRSSNTSQSHPGHGYLGEHSSVFQQPLDMCHSFTSPQGGGREPLPAPYQHQLSEPCPPYPQQSFKQEYHDPLYEQAGQPAASQGGVTGHRYPGAGVVIKQERTDFAYDSDVPGCTSMYLHPEGFSGPSPGDGVMGYGYEKSLRPFPDDVCIVPEKFEGDIKQEGVGAFREGPPYQRRGALQLWQFLVALLDDPTNAHFIAWTGRGMEFKLIEPEEVARLWGIQKNRPAMNYDKLSRSLRYYYEKGIMQKVAGERYVYKFVCEPEALFSLAFPDNQRPALKAEFDRPVSEEDTVPLSHLDESPAYLPELAGPAQHYSHKGGYSY